TTTACAGGATAAAGACGCGGGAAACCACAAAAAGTTGGACAGGCGAAGAAGTCTTTTTTTCGCTGTAGTATTCGGGTTTAGCGTAGGGCTCAAAATAATAGTTCTCAACTTACTGTTATTAAATCCGTTAGTTTGGAAAAAAGGAAATAACGAATGTTGAAGAGCGTGTTCTATCCGGTCAATGCTGTAGGAAAGATAATCATTCCTGACTCACTAACAGACGGTTTTTGTTCAGAAAAGGTTGCCCGAACGAAAAAATCAGACACATCTTTCCGCTTTGTTAGAAGAATCACGAAATAATTGAAATGAATTGTTTTTTGCTGTCAAAAGCGGTATGATACCAATAAATCCATGTTGTAGTCACTGAAAATGAGTGAGTAGTCGAAAGACGCCCCGGCCTGGAAATGCTTCCCGATATTTCCCCGGAGGGCAAAAATGTTCCGAAGCTCCAAAATACGCATGGCGTAGGAAACGCTCACTTTCTGGAAGAGTCCCAGGTTTAAACCTGCGTCGACGTTCCAGTTCCGTTCTTTGTAAAACAGGAAGAAAGGCGCCAATTCGACTTTGCGTTTAAACAATCCGAAGTTATAGGAAAGGTTCCCGTAAATTTCCCGCTGGTCTTTGATCAGGTCTAATCCATTTACTTTGACCGAACTTGCAAAAAGGTTTTTGGTTGCGAATCCCAACGTTAACCCTTTTACCTGGTATTGAATGCCGAGATCCAGGTCGGCATTTAGTTTGAGCCGGGCCGAAGGC
The window above is part of the Fluviicola sp. genome. Proteins encoded here:
- a CDS encoding type IX secretion system membrane protein PorP/SprF, with translation MRTFSLFILILFSASAGLFAQNTLRPNIYFRNMHYYNTAAGIEDTSSRASFGAYAKYKYVPAENDEVWVKPVNLYFNHIYNLNAKNSVNASYIYDGYSFYSRNIIYLGYTRMFRWGKSSRLNLGARTVFNFNAINWDKLGQISSPPSARLKLNADLDLGIQYQVKGLTLGFATKNLFASSVKVNGLDLIKDQREIYGNLSYNFGLFKRKVELAPFFLFYKERNWNVDAGLNLGLFQKVSVSYAMRILELRNIFALRGNIGKHFQAGASFDYSLIFSDYNMDLLVSYRF